In one Pseudarthrobacter oxydans genomic region, the following are encoded:
- the gatB gene encoding Asp-tRNA(Asn)/Glu-tRNA(Gln) amidotransferase subunit GatB encodes MNTEAILSFEEAMEKYDPVLGFEVHVELNTKTKMFSSAPNVFGDEPNTNVNEVDLGLPGVLPVVNKTAVESSIKIGLALNCKIAESCRFARKNYFYPDTPKNFQTSQYDEPIAYDGYLDVELSDGTVFRVEIERAHMEEDAGKLTHMGGATGRIHGADFSLVDYNRAGVPLVEIVTKPIEGAGSRAPELAKAYVAAVREIVKNLGVSDAKMERGNVRCDANVSLRPHGRERFGIRSETKNVNSLRAVEHAVRYEIQRHAAVLDAGNPVVQETRHWHEDTRTTTSGRPKSDADDYRYFPEPDLVPVVASREWVEELRATLPEPPAARRKRLQADWGYSDLEFRDVVNAGVMDEIEETIAAGASASVARKWWMGEIVGRAKNADVDPGQLGVQPATIVELARMVEEGKINNKMASEVLDGVLAGEGSPAEIVETRGLAVVSDDGPLLEAIDAALAAQPDVADKIRGGKVQAIGAIVGGVMKATRGQADAARVRELILEKLGVTA; translated from the coding sequence ATGAACACTGAAGCAATCCTGAGCTTCGAAGAGGCCATGGAGAAGTACGATCCCGTCCTGGGGTTCGAGGTCCACGTTGAACTCAACACCAAGACCAAGATGTTCTCCTCCGCCCCGAACGTTTTCGGCGACGAGCCCAACACCAACGTCAACGAGGTGGACCTTGGCTTGCCGGGCGTCCTGCCGGTGGTCAACAAAACGGCGGTGGAATCCTCCATCAAGATCGGCCTTGCCCTGAACTGCAAGATCGCCGAGAGCTGCCGGTTTGCCCGGAAGAACTACTTCTACCCGGACACCCCCAAGAACTTCCAGACGTCCCAGTACGACGAGCCCATCGCGTACGACGGCTACCTGGACGTCGAGCTCTCGGACGGCACCGTGTTCCGCGTGGAAATCGAGCGCGCGCACATGGAGGAGGACGCCGGAAAGCTGACCCACATGGGCGGGGCCACCGGCCGCATCCACGGGGCCGATTTCTCCCTGGTGGACTACAACCGCGCCGGCGTTCCGCTGGTGGAGATCGTCACCAAGCCCATCGAGGGCGCCGGCTCCCGCGCACCGGAGCTGGCGAAGGCCTATGTGGCGGCAGTCCGCGAGATCGTCAAGAACCTGGGCGTGTCCGACGCGAAGATGGAACGCGGCAACGTCCGCTGCGACGCCAACGTGTCGCTGCGCCCGCACGGCCGCGAAAGGTTCGGCATCCGGTCCGAAACGAAGAACGTGAACTCGCTGCGCGCCGTCGAACACGCCGTCCGCTACGAGATCCAGCGCCACGCCGCCGTCCTGGACGCCGGCAACCCCGTGGTGCAGGAAACCCGCCACTGGCACGAGGACACCCGCACCACCACCTCGGGCCGGCCCAAGTCCGATGCCGACGACTACCGCTACTTCCCGGAACCGGACCTGGTTCCCGTGGTGGCTTCCCGCGAATGGGTTGAGGAACTCCGGGCCACCCTGCCCGAGCCGCCGGCCGCCCGCCGCAAGCGCCTCCAGGCCGACTGGGGCTACTCGGACCTGGAGTTCCGCGACGTGGTCAACGCCGGCGTCATGGACGAGATCGAGGAAACCATCGCCGCCGGGGCCTCGGCCTCCGTGGCCCGCAAATGGTGGATGGGCGAGATCGTGGGCCGCGCCAAGAACGCTGACGTGGACCCGGGCCAGCTCGGCGTGCAGCCCGCCACCATCGTGGAGCTTGCCCGCATGGTGGAGGAAGGCAAGATCAACAACAAGATGGCCTCGGAGGTGCTGGACGGTGTCCTCGCCGGCGAAGGCTCCCCGGCGGAGATCGTGGAGACGCGCGGCCTGGCCGTTGTTTCCGACGACGGGCCCCTGCTTGAGGCCATCGACGCCGCCCTGGCCGCGCAGCCCGACGTCGCGGACAAGATCCGCGGCGGCAAGGTCCAGGCCATCGGCGCGATCGTGGGCGGCGTCATGAAGGCCACCCGCGGCCAGGCCGACGCAGCCCGGGTCCGCGAGCTGATCCTGGAGAAGCTGGGCGTCACCGCCTAA
- the gatC gene encoding Asp-tRNA(Asn)/Glu-tRNA(Gln) amidotransferase subunit GatC translates to MAAINRDDVAHLARLAHIEMSDQELDRMAGELAVIVDSVKSVSQAAGDDVPATSHPIPLSNVFREDVVGHTFTAEQALSGAPDSDDNRFKVPAILDEA, encoded by the coding sequence ATGGCTGCGATCAACCGTGACGACGTCGCGCACCTCGCGCGGCTCGCTCACATTGAGATGAGTGACCAAGAGCTGGACAGGATGGCCGGCGAACTCGCCGTCATCGTTGATTCGGTCAAATCCGTCAGTCAGGCCGCTGGCGACGACGTCCCGGCCACCTCACACCCCATTCCGCTGAGCAACGTGTTCCGCGAAGACGTTGTGGGCCACACCTTCACGGCGGAGCAGGCACTCTCCGGGGCGCCGGACTCCGACGACAACCGTTTCAAGGTCCCGGCAATCCTGGATGAGGCATAA
- a CDS encoding CitMHS family transporter, which translates to MLVLLGFAMIAVFMVLIMTKKLTPVLALIIVPTVFGLFAGAGLGIGDMAMDSMKSMTSTAALLMFAIIYFGLMIDVGLFDPLVRFILRKLGNDPAKVVLGTAILAAAVSLDGDGSTTFILTTAAMLPIYLRLKMSPVVLTCVAGLANGTMNIVPWGGPTARAASALKIDVNDVFVPMIPSLVAGIAVVMAFAWVLGLQERNRLRATAPEIWAVPETAEGFDGGTHPSGPAGSSGTGRGRKGTSPGGAAPAVDGSAGSSVAVLERTESAVDAQEAQDAQDAGLADTALDPNRSTLRPKLFWFNLGLTVAVMGMLIADLVPLPYVFMVGSAIALLVNFPRVKDQATQIVAHAPSIVAVVSMVMAAAVLTGVLTGTGMVEAMSAWLVQIIPSSMGPLMAVITGVLSIPMTFFMSNDAFYFGVLPVLSETAGHYGISAAEMARASITGQPFHMQSPLVPAILLLVSLAKVDLGDHHKKVLWRSAVVSLVMLGIGMLTGAIGIG; encoded by the coding sequence GTGCTGGTATTACTTGGATTCGCCATGATCGCGGTATTCATGGTGCTGATCATGACGAAGAAGTTGACGCCAGTGCTGGCGTTGATCATCGTCCCGACTGTTTTCGGTCTTTTCGCCGGCGCCGGCCTGGGCATCGGCGACATGGCGATGGACTCCATGAAGTCCATGACCTCCACCGCGGCCCTGCTCATGTTCGCCATCATCTACTTCGGGCTGATGATCGACGTCGGGCTGTTCGATCCGCTGGTCCGGTTCATCCTCCGCAAGCTGGGCAATGACCCCGCCAAGGTTGTCCTGGGAACCGCCATCCTCGCCGCAGCTGTGTCCCTTGACGGCGACGGCTCCACCACCTTCATCCTCACCACCGCAGCCATGCTGCCGATCTACCTCCGGCTGAAGATGAGCCCCGTGGTCCTCACCTGCGTGGCGGGCCTGGCCAACGGCACCATGAACATCGTGCCGTGGGGCGGCCCCACCGCCCGCGCCGCAAGCGCACTGAAGATCGACGTCAACGACGTCTTCGTCCCCATGATCCCGTCCCTCGTTGCGGGCATCGCCGTGGTCATGGCCTTCGCCTGGGTCCTGGGACTGCAGGAGCGCAACCGCCTCCGCGCCACGGCGCCGGAAATCTGGGCTGTGCCTGAAACCGCTGAAGGGTTCGACGGCGGCACGCATCCTTCCGGCCCTGCCGGTTCGTCCGGAACCGGCCGCGGACGCAAGGGGACCAGCCCCGGCGGAGCAGCCCCCGCCGTCGACGGTTCCGCCGGCTCCTCCGTGGCCGTCCTGGAACGCACCGAAAGTGCCGTGGACGCACAGGAGGCGCAGGACGCACAGGACGCCGGGCTGGCTGACACGGCCCTGGACCCCAACCGCTCCACGCTCCGGCCCAAACTGTTCTGGTTCAACCTGGGCCTCACGGTGGCCGTGATGGGCATGCTCATCGCCGATCTCGTGCCCCTGCCTTACGTCTTCATGGTGGGATCGGCCATTGCCCTGCTGGTGAACTTCCCCCGCGTCAAGGACCAGGCCACGCAGATCGTGGCCCACGCGCCGTCGATCGTTGCCGTGGTCAGCATGGTCATGGCTGCGGCCGTGCTCACCGGTGTCCTGACCGGGACCGGCATGGTTGAAGCGATGTCCGCGTGGCTGGTGCAGATCATCCCTTCCAGCATGGGCCCGCTGATGGCCGTGATCACCGGCGTCCTGAGCATCCCCATGACGTTCTTCATGAGCAACGATGCCTTCTACTTCGGCGTCCTGCCCGTGCTCAGCGAGACCGCAGGCCACTATGGAATCAGCGCCGCCGAAATGGCCCGGGCCTCCATCACCGGCCAGCCGTTCCACATGCAGAGCCCGCTGGTTCCCGCCATCCTGCTCCTGGTCTCGCTGGCGAAGGTGGACCTTGGCGACCACCACAAGAAAGTCCTCTGGCGCAGTGCCGTAGTGTCCCTGGTCATGCTGGGAATTGGCATGCTGACTGGAGCCATCGGAATCGGTTAG
- the tdh gene encoding L-threonine 3-dehydrogenase, with translation MKALYKAGPQAGFELVERPEPEAGPADVKIRVMTTGICGTDLHIQSWDSWAQGIIEAPLIPGHEFYGEVVEIGEDVRDVKVGDRVSGEGHVVCGICRNCRAGRRQMCIHTVSVGVQRDGAFAEYVVIPETNVWVHTDPSVTPELGAIFDPFGNATHTALSFPLVGEDVLITGAGPIGLMAIAVARHAGARKIAITDVSRPRLDLARRLGADLAIDVSTTRVRDAQRSLGMREGFDIGMEMSGHPGALPEMIDNMNHGGRIAMLGLPSQDIIIDWGKVVTHMLTLKGIYGREMYETWYAMSAMLSSNPVLHAGISAVVTDTLPAGQWEKGFDLARSGTGGKVVLDWTQL, from the coding sequence ATGAAGGCTTTGTACAAGGCCGGCCCACAGGCCGGCTTCGAACTGGTGGAGCGCCCCGAACCCGAGGCCGGCCCCGCGGACGTGAAGATCCGGGTCATGACCACCGGGATCTGCGGCACGGACCTGCACATCCAGTCCTGGGACTCTTGGGCGCAGGGGATCATTGAAGCCCCCCTCATCCCGGGCCATGAGTTCTACGGTGAGGTGGTGGAAATCGGCGAGGACGTCCGCGACGTCAAGGTGGGTGACCGGGTCTCCGGCGAAGGCCATGTTGTCTGCGGGATCTGCCGGAACTGCCGGGCAGGCAGGCGCCAGATGTGCATCCACACCGTGAGTGTAGGTGTGCAGCGGGACGGCGCTTTCGCGGAGTATGTGGTGATCCCGGAAACCAATGTCTGGGTCCACACCGACCCCTCGGTCACCCCGGAGCTGGGCGCCATCTTCGACCCCTTCGGCAATGCAACGCACACTGCCCTGAGCTTCCCGCTCGTGGGCGAGGACGTGCTCATCACCGGCGCCGGACCCATCGGCCTGATGGCCATCGCCGTCGCCCGCCACGCCGGCGCCCGCAAGATCGCCATCACCGACGTGTCCCGGCCCCGTCTGGACCTCGCGCGCCGGCTGGGTGCCGACCTGGCCATCGACGTCTCCACCACCCGTGTCCGGGATGCCCAGCGCAGCCTGGGCATGCGGGAGGGCTTTGACATCGGAATGGAAATGTCCGGCCACCCCGGCGCACTGCCCGAGATGATCGACAACATGAACCACGGCGGCCGGATCGCCATGCTGGGGCTGCCCAGCCAGGACATCATCATCGACTGGGGCAAGGTGGTCACCCACATGCTCACGCTCAAGGGCATCTACGGCCGCGAAATGTATGAGACCTGGTACGCCATGAGCGCCATGCTCAGCTCCAACCCCGTGCTGCACGCCGGAATTTCCGCCGTCGTCACTGACACCCTGCCTGCCGGCCAATGGGAAAAAGGCTTCGACCTTGCCCGCAGCGGCACAGGTGGCAAAGTTGTCCTCGACTGGACCCAACTCTAA
- a CDS encoding FAD-binding oxidoreductase, with translation MAAHYDVLIVGGGIAGLSLASALAGSCSVALVEAEQELAYHTSSRSARQFIPSYGPPVVQALTVRTLELLAARDAQLPEPILTPRSFMLIGSEEAVASEASGLMRSITPAEALELCPALVPGTFQAAGLDEGSFGCDAPRLLEDHRQRAAAAGADIITGARVHTAQRLGSGWQVGAGTEGFQAGVLVNAAGAWADELAVISGVEKLGLQPYRRTAAIAAVEHPLPERCPMVAAADSTFYFRRDGDDVLISPSESEPSGPEDARPRPGDIERLVGRLNQVTTLGIKDIRRAWTGLRTEAADGVPVAGFDAEAPGFYWLAGQGGYGFQTSSAMAELAAAQILAGQGGAAAAAGTDGPASRTAQALAATRWSVRR, from the coding sequence ATGGCAGCACATTACGATGTCCTGATCGTGGGCGGCGGCATTGCCGGACTGTCCCTGGCGTCCGCGCTGGCGGGCAGTTGCAGCGTGGCGCTGGTGGAGGCCGAGCAGGAGCTGGCGTACCACACGTCCTCCCGCTCGGCCCGCCAGTTCATCCCCAGCTACGGCCCGCCGGTTGTCCAGGCACTGACCGTCCGGACTCTTGAGCTGCTTGCCGCCCGCGATGCGCAGTTGCCTGAACCCATCCTGACGCCGCGCAGCTTCATGCTGATCGGCTCCGAGGAAGCAGTGGCTTCTGAAGCGAGCGGACTCATGCGGTCCATCACCCCCGCTGAGGCTCTGGAGCTTTGCCCGGCACTGGTCCCCGGCACATTCCAGGCCGCCGGACTGGATGAAGGGTCCTTCGGCTGTGATGCGCCACGGCTCCTGGAGGACCACCGGCAGCGCGCTGCGGCGGCCGGAGCGGACATCATCACGGGCGCCAGGGTGCACACCGCCCAGCGCCTCGGCTCCGGCTGGCAGGTGGGGGCCGGGACGGAGGGCTTCCAGGCGGGCGTCCTGGTCAACGCCGCCGGCGCCTGGGCGGACGAACTCGCCGTCATCAGCGGCGTGGAGAAGCTGGGGCTGCAGCCGTACCGGCGCACCGCGGCGATTGCCGCCGTCGAACATCCCCTGCCTGAACGCTGCCCCATGGTGGCGGCCGCGGACAGCACGTTCTATTTCCGCCGGGACGGCGACGACGTCCTCATCTCGCCGTCTGAATCGGAGCCGAGCGGACCGGAGGACGCCCGTCCCCGGCCGGGGGACATTGAGCGGCTGGTGGGCAGGCTGAACCAGGTGACAACCCTCGGAATCAAGGACATCCGCCGGGCGTGGACAGGATTGCGGACGGAAGCGGCCGACGGCGTCCCCGTGGCGGGGTTCGACGCCGAAGCTCCGGGCTTCTACTGGCTGGCCGGCCAGGGCGGCTACGGTTTCCAGACCTCTTCGGCCATGGCTGAGCTCGCGGCCGCCCAGATCCTGGCCGGCCAGGGCGGTGCGGCTGCCGCAGCCGGCACGGATGGTCCGGCATCCCGGACAGCGCAGGCACTGGCGGCCACCCGCTGGTCCGTCCGGCGCTGA
- the gatA gene encoding Asp-tRNA(Asn)/Glu-tRNA(Gln) amidotransferase subunit GatA translates to MTDTNKLIRLSAAELAEKLAAGEVTSVEVTQAYLDRIAEVDGGERGVNAFLHVNAEEALAVAAEVDAIRAAGGAEAEALHVLAGVPIAVKDLIVTIGQPTTAGSRILEGWHSPYDATVVERLRAAKMPILGKTNLDEFAMGSSTEHSAYGPTRNPWDLDRIPGGSGGGSAAAVAAFEAPLALGTDTGGSIRQPGAVTGTVGVKPTYGSVSRYGAIAMASSLDQIGPVSRTVLDSALLHQVIGGHDPRDSTSLPDPLADLVAAARTGNVEGLRIGIIKELHGEGYQAGVENRFNDALELLKEAGAQIVEVSCPNFQYALGAYYLIMPSEASSNLAKFDGVRYGLRVLPEEGPMTIERVMGATRAAGFGDEVKRRIILGTYALSAGYYDAYYGSAQKVRTLVQRDFEAAFTVADVLISPTAPTTAFRLGEKLDDPLAMYLNDVATIPANLAGVPGLSLPGGLADEDGLPVGIQLLAPAREDARLYRVGAVLESLLEAKWGGPLLAQAPALAASGAGPVETLVGSQEAK, encoded by the coding sequence ATGACTGACACGAACAAACTCATCCGCCTCTCCGCCGCCGAGCTTGCCGAAAAGCTGGCCGCCGGCGAGGTCACCTCCGTGGAGGTCACCCAGGCGTACCTGGACCGGATCGCGGAGGTGGACGGCGGCGAACGCGGCGTCAACGCGTTCCTCCACGTCAATGCAGAGGAAGCGCTCGCCGTCGCCGCCGAGGTGGACGCCATCCGCGCCGCCGGCGGTGCGGAGGCCGAAGCGCTGCATGTCCTCGCGGGCGTGCCCATCGCCGTGAAGGACCTCATCGTCACCATCGGCCAGCCCACCACCGCGGGATCCAGGATCCTCGAAGGCTGGCACAGCCCGTACGACGCCACCGTCGTCGAGCGCCTGCGCGCCGCGAAGATGCCCATCCTGGGCAAGACCAACCTGGACGAGTTCGCCATGGGCTCCTCCACCGAGCACTCCGCCTACGGCCCCACCCGCAACCCCTGGGACCTGGACCGCATCCCCGGCGGGTCCGGCGGCGGGTCCGCTGCCGCCGTCGCCGCCTTTGAGGCGCCCCTCGCCCTCGGCACCGATACCGGCGGGTCCATCCGCCAGCCCGGCGCCGTCACCGGCACCGTGGGCGTGAAGCCCACGTACGGCAGCGTCTCGCGCTACGGGGCCATCGCCATGGCGTCCTCGCTGGACCAGATCGGGCCGGTTTCCCGGACCGTCCTGGACTCCGCGCTCCTGCACCAGGTCATCGGCGGACACGATCCCCGCGACTCCACCTCGTTGCCGGACCCGCTCGCCGACCTCGTCGCCGCTGCCAGGACCGGCAACGTTGAAGGCCTGCGGATCGGCATCATCAAGGAGCTGCACGGCGAGGGCTACCAGGCCGGCGTCGAAAACCGCTTCAATGACGCCCTGGAACTCCTCAAGGAGGCCGGCGCGCAGATCGTTGAGGTTTCGTGCCCCAACTTCCAGTACGCCCTGGGCGCCTACTACCTGATCATGCCCTCCGAAGCGTCCTCCAACCTCGCCAAGTTCGACGGCGTCCGGTACGGCCTGCGCGTCCTCCCCGAAGAGGGCCCCATGACCATCGAACGCGTCATGGGTGCCACCCGCGCCGCCGGTTTCGGCGATGAGGTGAAGCGCCGCATCATCCTGGGCACCTACGCCCTGTCCGCCGGCTACTACGACGCCTACTACGGCTCGGCGCAGAAGGTCCGGACCCTGGTGCAGCGCGACTTCGAGGCAGCGTTCACGGTGGCGGACGTGCTGATCTCGCCCACCGCCCCCACCACGGCCTTCCGCCTCGGCGAGAAGCTGGACGACCCCCTGGCCATGTACCTCAACGATGTCGCCACCATCCCGGCCAACCTGGCCGGCGTTCCCGGGCTCTCCCTGCCGGGCGGCCTGGCGGACGAGGACGGGCTGCCCGTGGGCATACAGCTGCTGGCCCCTGCCCGCGAGGACGCCCGCCTGTACCGGGTGGGCGCCGTCCTGGAATCGCTGCTCGAGGCGAAATGGGGCGGTCCGCTGCTGGCCCAGGCCCCGGCGTTGGCCGCCTCGGGGGCCGGGCCTGTCGAAACCCTTGTTGGAAGCCAGGAGGCAAAATAA
- a CDS encoding DUF5666 domain-containing protein: protein MSVRDPLKIRKGLLAGAVALTLTGAGVAFAWAADSPQPSPSQSAPGQENRPAKPDKSQRPQHLHSEGVVKKADGTFQTVLEQRGTVESVSDTSITVKSEDGYSQTYAVNAETKIKQVPAPAADGSSATPDGGKRLKPTDGTIADIAAGDTVRISGVRNGDQAMAERIVEGAGEGPGLGLGRGHDKGYGHEKGHGKRHAK from the coding sequence ATGTCCGTCAGGGATCCGCTGAAGATTCGCAAGGGCCTGCTCGCCGGAGCCGTGGCCCTGACCTTGACGGGGGCCGGGGTGGCCTTTGCCTGGGCCGCCGACTCGCCGCAGCCCTCCCCGTCGCAGTCGGCGCCGGGGCAGGAGAACCGGCCGGCCAAACCGGACAAATCCCAGCGCCCGCAGCACCTGCACAGCGAGGGCGTGGTTAAGAAAGCGGACGGCACCTTTCAAACCGTCCTGGAACAGCGCGGCACGGTGGAGTCCGTCAGCGACACCTCGATCACCGTCAAGAGCGAGGACGGCTACTCGCAGACCTACGCGGTCAACGCGGAGACGAAGATCAAGCAGGTACCTGCCCCCGCCGCCGACGGCTCGTCGGCAACGCCCGACGGCGGCAAACGGCTTAAGCCAACGGACGGAACCATCGCGGACATCGCCGCCGGCGACACGGTCCGGATCTCCGGCGTCAGGAATGGGGACCAGGCCATGGCAGAGCGGATTGTTGAAGGTGCCGGTGAGGGTCCGGGACTCGGGCTGGGTCGGGGCCACGACAAGGGCTACGGCCACGAAAAAGGCCACGGTAAACGCCATGCAAAGTAG
- a CDS encoding glycine C-acetyltransferase, protein MYTSIKDQLSTELEDIRSAGLFKTERSIRSPQSSHITAGQIGQQGADVLNFCANNYLGLADHPEIIRAAKDAMDERGFGMASVRFICGTQDLHLALESRVSRFLGTEDTILFSSCFDANGGVFESLFGPEDAIISDALNHASIIDGIRLCKARRYRYANQDMADLEAKLVEASTQDQPARRKIIVTDGVFSMDGFLAPLEAICDLAEKYDAMVMVDDSHAVGFMGPTGAGTPEHAGVSHRVDVYTGTFGKALGGASGGYVSGRAEVVAMLRQKARPYLFSNSVAPAIVAATIKALDLVENSADLRRTLFENAALFRRRMTEEGFDLLPGEHAIVPVMFGDAVMAARVADRMLQHGVFVTAFSFPVVPRGAARIRVQLSAAHSADDVEACVRAFVASRAEVAG, encoded by the coding sequence ATGTACACCTCGATCAAGGACCAGCTGAGCACCGAGCTGGAGGACATCCGCAGCGCGGGCCTCTTCAAGACCGAACGCAGCATCAGGTCCCCGCAGTCCAGCCACATCACGGCCGGACAGATTGGGCAGCAGGGCGCGGATGTGCTCAACTTCTGCGCCAACAACTACCTCGGCCTGGCGGACCATCCGGAGATCATCCGCGCGGCCAAGGACGCCATGGATGAGCGCGGCTTCGGCATGGCCAGCGTGCGGTTCATCTGCGGCACCCAGGACCTGCACCTGGCACTTGAATCCCGCGTCTCCCGGTTCCTCGGCACTGAGGACACCATCCTGTTCTCCAGCTGCTTCGACGCCAACGGCGGGGTGTTCGAGTCCCTGTTCGGACCGGAGGATGCCATCATCTCCGATGCCCTGAACCACGCGTCCATCATCGACGGCATCCGCCTCTGCAAGGCGCGCCGCTACCGCTACGCCAACCAGGACATGGCCGACCTGGAGGCCAAGCTTGTGGAGGCGTCCACGCAGGACCAGCCCGCCCGCCGCAAGATCATCGTCACGGACGGGGTCTTTTCCATGGACGGGTTCCTGGCCCCGCTTGAGGCCATCTGCGACCTTGCCGAGAAGTACGACGCCATGGTGATGGTTGACGACTCGCACGCCGTCGGCTTCATGGGGCCAACCGGTGCCGGCACGCCGGAACATGCAGGCGTTTCGCACCGCGTTGACGTCTACACCGGCACGTTCGGCAAGGCGCTGGGCGGAGCATCCGGGGGCTATGTGTCCGGCCGCGCGGAAGTGGTGGCGATGCTCCGGCAGAAGGCCCGCCCGTACCTCTTCTCCAACTCGGTGGCCCCCGCAATCGTCGCCGCCACCATCAAGGCCCTGGACCTGGTGGAGAACTCGGCGGACCTGCGGCGCACGCTCTTCGAAAACGCCGCCCTGTTCCGCCGCCGGATGACGGAGGAGGGCTTCGACCTCCTGCCCGGCGAACATGCCATTGTTCCGGTCATGTTCGGCGACGCTGTGATGGCTGCCAGGGTTGCCGACCGGATGCTGCAGCATGGCGTCTTTGTCACCGCATTCAGCTTTCCGGTGGTTCCGCGGGGTGCCGCGCGGATCCGGGTGCAGCTTTCAGCTGCGCACTCAGCGGACGACGTCGAAGCCTGCGTGCGTGCCTTCGTCGCCAGCCGGGCGGAAGTGGCAGGCTAA
- a CDS encoding LysR family transcriptional regulator codes for MEIHQLEILRELGALGSVKAVADTLMVTPSAVSQQLALLQRKIDVPLTRKEGRNLVLTEAGQVLADAGAAVVSAMADARDAIGNYHGSSAGRVTLCGFHSAGQAVFAPLARILDAPGQPRIELSDEDVAQQDFPALTARYDLVLAHRMDHSPRWPAERVTVIPLAHEPLDVALPAGHPLAAKAAVTADDVGGEAWVTSHSGYSPADVLSAVAAVSSREPNIVHRINDYSTVAALVAAGGVVGLLPRYTAGPVLNPDIVLRPLAGISTRRRIDLLARPENLKRRSVTIVSEALQEIMAGLVEQG; via the coding sequence ATGGAGATCCACCAGCTTGAAATCCTCCGGGAACTCGGCGCCCTGGGAAGCGTCAAGGCCGTGGCCGACACCCTCATGGTCACCCCGTCAGCCGTGTCCCAGCAACTGGCGCTGCTGCAGCGGAAGATCGACGTTCCCCTCACCCGCAAGGAGGGCCGCAACCTGGTCCTCACCGAGGCAGGCCAGGTGCTGGCCGACGCCGGGGCCGCCGTCGTCAGTGCCATGGCCGACGCACGGGACGCCATCGGCAACTATCACGGCTCTTCGGCCGGACGGGTGACCCTCTGCGGGTTCCACAGTGCCGGCCAGGCGGTGTTCGCCCCGCTGGCGCGGATCCTTGACGCTCCGGGCCAGCCGCGCATAGAACTCTCGGACGAGGACGTGGCCCAGCAGGACTTTCCCGCCCTGACCGCACGCTATGACCTGGTGCTCGCCCACAGGATGGACCACAGCCCGCGGTGGCCGGCCGAGCGGGTCACCGTGATACCACTGGCGCACGAACCGCTGGACGTGGCGTTGCCGGCCGGGCATCCCCTCGCGGCCAAGGCTGCGGTGACGGCAGACGACGTCGGCGGCGAGGCCTGGGTGACCAGCCACAGCGGATACTCTCCTGCCGACGTGCTGTCCGCCGTCGCCGCCGTTTCCAGCCGTGAGCCGAACATCGTCCACCGGATCAACGACTACTCCACGGTGGCGGCCCTGGTTGCTGCCGGCGGCGTGGTGGGCCTGCTCCCGAGGTATACCGCCGGACCGGTGCTCAATCCGGACATCGTGCTCCGGCCGCTGGCCGGTATCAGCACCCGGCGCCGGATCGACCTTTTGGCCCGGCCGGAGAACCTGAAGCGCCGTTCGGTCACGATCGTCTCCGAGGCGCTGCAGGAGATCATGGCCGGGCTGGTGGAGCAGGGCTGA